A genomic region of Deinococcus carri contains the following coding sequences:
- the cobA gene encoding uroporphyrinogen-III C-methyltransferase: protein MTADASPTPAPTSRAFVSLIGAGPGDPGLLTLRGAEALRQADVVLFDYLANPELLRHCPQAETIYVGKKGFSEYISQEQINALLVDKAREGGGKRVARLKGGDVFVFGRGGEEAEACVQAGIPFEVVPGVTSAIAAPAYAGIPVTHREAARSFAVLTGNTKEGGAHYERLSGVDTLVLLMGVRNLDQIAADLIAAGRDPQTPAATVQWGTTARQRVATGTLATIAQAVREAGLEAPAVTVVGEVARLRDTLRWFDKVPGVGGPLAGRTVAVTRTRGGASALSDVLRARGADVLEVPLIRFADTGDEAALHARLRDLTGVTWLLLTSNQAVTALFTHLRRLGLDARHLGGVRLAAVGPSTARSLEEGGLRADFVPSTPGARHLGAELPAQAGDLVLHLTSQVAEDDLQRGLEARGVRYERAELYRTEPAQMTQHALARLRQADVVTLASGSAARHLAALAGTDFAVAAMGPQTADAARAAGFARVTVAQEAALEALADAAQAALAGTQEAATPPSI, encoded by the coding sequence ATGACCGCCGACGCCTCCCCCACCCCTGCCCCGACCTCCCGCGCGTTCGTGTCCCTGATCGGGGCGGGACCGGGCGACCCCGGCCTGCTGACACTGCGCGGGGCCGAGGCGCTGCGGCAGGCGGACGTGGTGCTGTTCGACTACCTGGCGAACCCGGAGCTGCTGCGCCACTGCCCGCAGGCCGAGACGATCTACGTGGGCAAGAAGGGCTTTTCGGAGTACATCTCGCAGGAGCAGATCAACGCGCTGCTTGTGGACAAGGCGCGGGAAGGCGGTGGCAAGCGGGTGGCGCGGCTCAAGGGCGGCGACGTGTTCGTGTTCGGGCGCGGCGGCGAGGAGGCCGAGGCGTGCGTGCAGGCCGGGATTCCCTTTGAGGTCGTGCCGGGCGTGACCAGCGCCATCGCCGCGCCCGCCTACGCCGGGATACCGGTCACCCACCGGGAGGCCGCGCGCAGTTTCGCCGTGCTGACCGGCAACACGAAGGAGGGCGGCGCGCACTACGAGCGCCTCTCCGGCGTGGACACACTGGTGCTACTGATGGGGGTGCGCAACCTGGACCAGATTGCAGCCGACCTGATCGCGGCGGGCCGCGACCCGCAGACGCCCGCCGCCACCGTGCAGTGGGGCACCACCGCGCGGCAGCGGGTGGCGACGGGCACCCTCGCCACCATCGCGCAGGCGGTGCGCGAGGCCGGGCTGGAAGCCCCCGCCGTCACGGTCGTGGGGGAGGTCGCCCGCCTGCGGGACACGCTGCGCTGGTTCGACAAGGTCCCCGGCGTGGGTGGTCCCCTGGCCGGGCGCACGGTCGCCGTGACCCGCACGCGGGGGGGTGCGAGCGCGCTCTCGGACGTGCTGCGCGCACGGGGGGCGGACGTGCTGGAGGTGCCCCTCATCCGCTTCGCGGACACCGGGGACGAGGCCGCGCTGCACGCCCGCCTGCGCGACCTGACCGGCGTGACATGGCTGCTGCTCACCAGCAACCAGGCGGTCACGGCGCTGTTCACGCACCTCAGGCGGCTGGGGCTGGACGCGCGGCACCTGGGTGGGGTGCGGCTCGCGGCGGTGGGGCCAAGCACCGCCCGCAGCCTGGAGGAGGGGGGCCTGCGCGCCGATTTCGTGCCCTCCACCCCCGGCGCGCGGCACCTGGGCGCAGAGCTTCCGGCACAGGCGGGCGACCTCGTGCTGCACCTGACCAGCCAGGTCGCGGAGGACGACCTGCAACGGGGGCTGGAAGCGCGCGGCGTCCGTTACGAACGCGCCGAGCTGTACCGCACCGAACCGGCCCAGATGACCCAACACGCGCTGGCACGGTTGCGGCAGGCCGACGTGGTGACCCTCGCCTCCGGCAGCGCGGCGCGGCACCTGGCGGCCCTGGCGGGAACCGACTTCGCGGTCGCCGCGATGGGGCCGCAGACGGCGGACGCGGCGCGGGCAGCAGGTTTCGCGCGGGTGACCGTGGCGCAGGAGGCGGCGCTGGAAGCTCTGGCGGACGCTGCCCAGGCCGCGCTCGCCGGGACACAGGAGGCGGCCACCCCGCCCAGCATCTGA